A single genomic interval of Mucilaginibacter robiniae harbors:
- a CDS encoding nucleoside permease, whose translation MNIKFRLIVMNFMQFFIWGSWLLTIATYWFQNKHWSGAQFGAIFSTMGISAIFMPTLSGIISDRFINAEKLYGAMHILGALVLFTLPLVNNPTTFFWVILLNMLFYMPTLSLSITVAYSALKKSNLNVVKDYPPIRIWGTIGFIAALWTVSLTHNETSPNQFYIASAVALILGIYSFSLPKCPPLLKRTGNKTWFNALGLNAFALFKTPKFAIFFAFSMLLGAALQLTNAYGDTYIHDFKNVPAYQDLLAVKYPAIIMSISQISETLFILAIPYFLRKFGIKYVMLFSMLAWVLRFGLFAFGNPAGGLWMIVSSCIVYGMAFDFFNISGSLFVETETTPEIRGSAQGLFMMMVNGFGAFFGSMASGIIIDKYFTLADQSKNWHGIWLCFAAYALVIAVIFPFVFRYKHDTTLDAVIEHA comes from the coding sequence ATGAATATTAAGTTTCGCTTAATAGTAATGAATTTTATGCAGTTCTTTATTTGGGGATCATGGCTGCTTACCATAGCAACCTACTGGTTTCAAAATAAACATTGGTCAGGCGCACAATTTGGGGCTATTTTTTCTACTATGGGTATTTCGGCCATATTTATGCCTACACTAAGCGGCATTATTTCCGACCGCTTCATCAATGCCGAAAAATTGTACGGTGCCATGCACATCTTGGGTGCATTAGTGCTGTTTACCCTACCACTCGTCAACAATCCGACAACCTTCTTTTGGGTAATATTACTAAACATGCTGTTTTATATGCCTACGCTATCTTTATCTATCACTGTAGCGTATTCAGCTTTAAAAAAAAGCAATTTAAATGTGGTGAAGGATTATCCACCTATTCGTATATGGGGAACTATCGGCTTTATTGCTGCACTTTGGACAGTAAGCCTTACACATAATGAGACCTCACCCAACCAGTTTTATATTGCTTCCGCTGTAGCCCTAATATTAGGCATTTACTCATTTAGTCTTCCTAAATGCCCGCCTTTGTTAAAAAGAACGGGTAATAAAACTTGGTTTAATGCGCTAGGCTTAAATGCTTTCGCTTTATTTAAAACCCCTAAGTTTGCTATCTTCTTTGCTTTCTCCATGCTTTTAGGGGCCGCATTACAGCTTACTAATGCTTATGGCGATACTTACATCCATGACTTTAAAAACGTACCGGCTTACCAGGACCTGCTTGCTGTGAAATATCCGGCTATTATCATGTCTATTTCACAAATATCAGAAACGCTGTTTATCCTGGCTATCCCCTACTTTTTAAGGAAGTTTGGCATCAAATACGTAATGTTATTTAGTATGTTAGCTTGGGTATTACGATTCGGTTTGTTTGCCTTTGGTAATCCGGCGGGAGGTTTATGGATGATCGTTTCATCATGCATTGTGTATGGTATGGCTTTCGATTTCTTTAACATTTCCGGTTCGCTGTTTGTTGAAACAGAAACAACTCCTGAAATACGTGGCAGTGCACAGGGCTTATTTATGATGATGGTGAACGGTTTTGGTGCATTCTTCGGCAGCATGGCCAGTGGTATCATCATTGATAAATACTTTACTTTAGCCGATCAGAGTAAAAACTGGCATGGCATATGGCTTTGTTTTGCCGCCTATGCGCTGGTAATTGCTGTTATTTTCCCGTTTGTATTCCGTTATAAACATGATACTACGTTAGATGCAGTTATAGAACACGCTTAA
- a CDS encoding ABC transporter permease, protein MIKNYLKAAWRSVLHHKTTSLISIVGLALGVTCFLLLATYLINELRYDRFHQFADRIVRTDMNYKAAGDAVTNSTALTPTAPVPVFKQEITEIEDGVRIYDYSGSGPASVKYKDKLFNETPMLVADEAFFKIFSFKFLAGNPATALANPQSVVITAAVAKKYFGDENPISKVLTVKGIRDMMVTGVIENIPAYSQIKFDLMGTYSMLDRSKTREWSSANDYSYLLLKPGVDYHQVERKMNAYVKGLFKNEQAEGGKNWYTLEPLTSIHLHSKVGDALEIAGNSTQVYILGMIACILLLMACINFLNLVTARSVDRAREIGVRKVMGAVKGQLFTQFMMEAALITAISIILGVATAGLSFGWFSNFAMRQIGFSTWNIAWLVVLLFGLLVLVTFLAGIYPALYMSAFKPITALSSKPRQGNTKGVSLRKSLVVVQFLVSVFFIVSTLIAGRQLQYIQQVDTGINRSHVVVINTGGMNYNDLEAFNGQVVQQPGVVQSTASYDSPVNVGGGYSITGATGKPANYALSVTAIPVERNFVPTLGLRLIAGANFTYGDEQQVRSQTNQNEPVYAFIINESAAKAMGWHPPEAIGKIIALSNRRGEVRGVTKDFNFSSLHQAIKPIVIFPDYNWFGKILIKVSDKNISQTIAGIQKRWKAFYPNKPFEFHFLDQEFDEMYSNEQQVGSILTMFTVITIFISCLGLFGLAVYMVKQRVKEIGIRKTLGASVSNILTLIAADFLKLVFIAILLASPIAWFVMNKWLQDFAYRVHVSAWLFAQAAVLTIAITLLTIGFQSIKAAIANPVKSLRSE, encoded by the coding sequence ATGATTAAAAACTATTTAAAAGCTGCCTGGCGCAGTGTGCTGCATCATAAAACAACATCATTAATTAGTATTGTGGGTTTGGCATTAGGTGTAACCTGCTTTTTGTTGTTGGCAACTTACCTGATTAATGAATTGCGTTATGATCGTTTCCATCAGTTTGCCGATCGTATTGTACGTACGGACATGAATTATAAAGCGGCTGGCGATGCAGTAACTAATAGCACGGCATTAACACCTACAGCACCGGTGCCTGTGTTTAAACAGGAAATAACAGAGATAGAAGATGGGGTGAGGATTTATGATTACTCCGGATCTGGACCAGCTTCTGTAAAGTATAAAGACAAACTGTTCAATGAAACCCCCATGTTGGTAGCTGATGAAGCGTTTTTTAAAATATTCAGCTTTAAATTTCTTGCTGGTAATCCCGCTACTGCACTAGCTAATCCTCAATCAGTAGTAATTACCGCAGCTGTCGCTAAGAAGTATTTTGGTGATGAAAATCCAATTAGTAAGGTGCTAACCGTAAAAGGTATACGGGACATGATGGTAACTGGGGTAATTGAAAATATACCCGCTTATTCGCAAATCAAGTTTGATTTAATGGGCACTTACTCCATGCTTGACCGATCTAAAACTCGCGAGTGGAGTTCCGCAAATGATTATTCGTATTTGTTGCTTAAACCAGGTGTTGATTACCATCAGGTGGAAAGAAAGATGAACGCCTATGTAAAAGGTTTATTTAAAAATGAGCAGGCCGAGGGTGGTAAAAACTGGTACACGCTTGAACCATTAACCAGCATTCATTTACATAGTAAGGTAGGTGACGCTTTAGAAATAGCCGGTAATAGTACGCAAGTGTATATACTAGGTATGATTGCCTGTATATTGTTGCTAATGGCTTGTATTAACTTTTTAAATCTGGTTACGGCTCGTTCGGTAGATCGCGCCCGCGAAATTGGTGTGCGGAAGGTTATGGGGGCTGTAAAAGGTCAGCTATTCACCCAATTCATGATGGAAGCTGCTTTAATTACAGCAATATCCATTATACTAGGTGTAGCTACTGCCGGCTTGAGCTTTGGATGGTTTAGTAATTTTGCCATGCGGCAAATAGGTTTTTCTACCTGGAATATAGCGTGGCTTGTTGTTTTACTCTTCGGTTTACTGGTGTTGGTTACCTTTTTAGCAGGTATTTATCCTGCGTTATACATGTCAGCATTTAAACCCATAACAGCGTTGAGCAGTAAACCGCGACAAGGCAATACTAAAGGTGTTAGTCTGCGTAAATCGCTGGTGGTTGTACAGTTTTTAGTGTCTGTGTTTTTTATAGTCAGCACTTTAATTGCTGGTCGGCAGTTGCAGTACATTCAACAAGTGGATACTGGTATAAACCGCTCGCATGTTGTGGTAATAAACACCGGAGGGATGAACTACAATGATTTGGAGGCTTTTAACGGACAGGTAGTACAGCAACCTGGCGTTGTGCAATCTACAGCTTCTTATGATTCGCCGGTAAATGTGGGAGGGGGGTATAGTATTACCGGTGCCACAGGCAAGCCTGCTAATTATGCGCTATCTGTAACAGCAATTCCGGTGGAACGAAACTTTGTACCAACTTTGGGTTTACGCTTGATAGCAGGTGCAAATTTCACCTACGGTGATGAACAACAAGTGCGATCACAGACTAACCAGAATGAGCCGGTTTATGCTTTTATTATTAATGAAAGTGCAGCTAAAGCAATGGGGTGGCACCCCCCCGAAGCAATAGGTAAAATCATCGCCCTAAGCAACCGCAGAGGGGAAGTACGAGGGGTAACGAAAGATTTTAATTTTTCTTCCTTACACCAAGCCATCAAGCCTATTGTAATTTTTCCTGATTATAATTGGTTTGGTAAAATCTTAATTAAGGTATCTGATAAAAACATTAGTCAAACTATTGCGGGCATTCAAAAAAGATGGAAAGCTTTTTATCCCAACAAACCATTTGAGTTTCATTTTCTGGATCAGGAATTTGATGAAATGTACAGCAATGAGCAGCAAGTTGGCAGCATCCTGACAATGTTTACCGTAATAACCATATTTATTTCTTGTTTGGGCCTGTTTGGTTTGGCCGTATATATGGTCAAGCAACGGGTAAAAGAAATAGGCATTCGTAAAACTCTAGGTGCAAGTGTCAGTAATATACTTACCCTCATCGCTGCCGACTTTTTAAAGCTGGTATTTATTGCTATTCTGTTAGCCTCACCTATAGCTTGGTTTGTAATGAATAAATGGTTGCAAGATTTTGCTTACCGCGTTCATGTAAGTGCCTGGTTATTTGCTCAGGCGGCTGTGTTAACTATAGCTATTACTCTGCTAACTATAGGCTTTCAATCTATAAAAGCAGCCATTGCTAACCCTGTGAAAAGCTTGCGTAGTGAGTAG
- a CDS encoding ABC transporter ATP-binding protein: MLSLKQISKYYQNGGTKAYVLNKIDLDIDKGEFVSIMGPSGSGKSTLLNIIGMLDQPSEGYQYFLGEPVHQLKEKQRSALYKQNIGFVFQAYHLIDELTVYENIETPLIYQNVKGAERKALVADILDRFNIVGKKDLFPAQLSGGQQQLVGIARALIAKPKLLLADEPTGNLNSKQGEEIMELFCKLNKEDGVTIIQVTHSEKNAQYGTRIINLLDGKIESSSIL; this comes from the coding sequence ATGCTATCACTAAAACAAATTTCTAAATATTACCAAAACGGCGGCACCAAAGCTTATGTGCTCAACAAAATCGATCTGGATATAGACAAAGGTGAGTTCGTTTCCATCATGGGGCCGTCTGGCTCTGGCAAATCTACCTTGCTGAATATCATCGGTATGCTTGATCAGCCATCTGAAGGTTATCAATACTTTTTAGGAGAACCTGTACACCAGTTGAAAGAAAAACAACGGTCGGCTCTGTACAAGCAAAATATTGGTTTCGTTTTTCAGGCCTATCATCTGATTGATGAATTGACTGTGTATGAAAACATCGAAACACCATTGATCTATCAAAATGTTAAAGGCGCCGAGCGAAAGGCTTTAGTAGCCGATATTTTGGACCGGTTTAATATAGTGGGTAAAAAAGATTTGTTTCCGGCACAGCTTTCGGGCGGTCAGCAGCAGTTGGTAGGTATAGCCCGCGCATTGATTGCCAAACCTAAACTATTGCTGGCTGATGAACCTACTGGTAACTTAAACTCCAAACAAGGCGAGGAAATTATGGAGCTTTTCTGCAAGTTAAATAAAGAGGACGGCGTAACCATTATACAGGTAACACATTCCGAAAAAAATGCACAATACGGAACTCGTATCATTAATCTGCTGGATGGCAAAATCGAATCTTCATCTATTTTGTAA
- a CDS encoding bifunctional nuclease family protein — MKKIKLDIVGLSYSQTQSGAYALVLGEVNGRRRLPIIIGSFEAQAIAIEIEKMTPSRPLTHDLFKNFAQAFNINVQEIIIYNLVDGIFYAKLICSDGKKTSEIDARTSDAIAMAVRFECPIYTHEFILSTAGIVIEGNDFVYLENIAEAAEEKPSASSAAAGYTSLSVDELKTKLQDALNEEAYEKAAKIRDELNKRKAS, encoded by the coding sequence ATGAAAAAAATAAAGCTCGATATAGTAGGCTTATCTTACAGCCAAACACAATCGGGTGCTTATGCATTGGTTTTGGGCGAGGTAAATGGCCGTCGCCGGTTACCAATCATCATTGGCAGTTTTGAGGCACAGGCTATAGCGATTGAAATTGAGAAGATGACGCCCAGCCGTCCGCTTACCCATGATTTGTTTAAAAATTTTGCGCAAGCCTTTAACATCAACGTGCAGGAAATTATCATTTATAACCTGGTAGATGGTATATTTTACGCCAAACTTATCTGCTCAGATGGTAAGAAAACTTCTGAGATTGACGCCCGCACATCAGATGCCATTGCTATGGCTGTAAGGTTTGAGTGCCCTATTTACACCCATGAGTTTATCTTATCTACTGCCGGCATTGTAATTGAAGGTAACGATTTTGTTTACCTGGAAAACATTGCCGAAGCTGCAGAAGAGAAACCCTCCGCGTCATCAGCAGCTGCAGGTTACACCTCGTTAAGTGTTGATGAACTAAAAACCAAATTGCAGGACGCATTGAATGAAGAAGCTTATGAAAAGGCCGCTAAAATCAGAGATGAACTGAATAAACGTAAAGCTTCTTAA
- the pncB gene encoding nicotinate phosphoribosyltransferase, producing MTPILTSLLDNDFYKITMQQGVTKLFPYAKARYQFINRGHHQFPPGFAQALRQAVDSMAGLKLTAAEKQFLQSKCPYLDPVYLDFLESYCYNPAEVVIEQQGFDLKVSIEGYWYRTILWEVPIMALICELYYQLNHIARINDQEVIDRTTAKFEKYKQLGVTVADFGTRRRHSYQVQQLVLQALQPFGPATFVGTSNVHLAEQYKITPIGTHAHEWFMYHAAHYGYRMANAMALQHWADVYRGDLGIALSDTYTTEVFFRQFDKMFSKLFDGVRHDSGDAIEFAQKVINHYQSLGINPQSKTIIFSDALNYDKVARIAEFCQNKIGMSFGIGTNLTNDAGPTAMNIVIKMTEAQVSGEWIPVVKLSDEHGKYTGDNHMIAQAKDILHIP from the coding sequence ATGACACCTATCTTAACCTCCCTGCTAGATAATGATTTTTATAAAATTACAATGCAGCAGGGAGTTACTAAGCTTTTTCCATACGCCAAAGCTCGCTACCAATTTATCAATCGTGGGCATCACCAGTTTCCGCCAGGCTTCGCCCAAGCATTACGGCAAGCTGTTGATAGTATGGCTGGCTTAAAGCTAACCGCTGCCGAAAAGCAGTTTCTGCAAAGCAAGTGCCCTTATCTTGATCCGGTTTACCTGGATTTTCTGGAAAGTTATTGCTATAATCCTGCTGAAGTAGTTATTGAGCAGCAAGGTTTTGATTTGAAAGTGAGCATTGAAGGCTACTGGTATCGTACCATATTGTGGGAAGTACCTATTATGGCGTTAATCTGTGAGCTATATTACCAGCTAAATCATATTGCCAGAATCAACGATCAGGAAGTAATTGATCGTACTACTGCCAAATTTGAAAAATACAAGCAATTAGGCGTCACCGTAGCCGACTTTGGCACGCGCAGGCGTCATTCTTATCAAGTACAGCAATTGGTTTTACAAGCCTTGCAACCATTCGGGCCAGCTACCTTTGTGGGCACCAGTAATGTACATTTAGCAGAGCAGTATAAAATTACACCTATAGGTACTCATGCGCATGAATGGTTTATGTACCATGCAGCGCATTATGGTTACCGTATGGCCAACGCTATGGCCTTACAGCATTGGGCAGATGTTTACCGTGGAGATTTGGGCATTGCTCTTTCAGATACCTACACAACTGAAGTGTTTTTCAGGCAGTTTGATAAAATGTTTTCAAAGCTGTTTGATGGCGTAAGGCATGACAGTGGAGATGCTATAGAGTTTGCTCAAAAGGTGATTAATCATTACCAGAGCTTAGGCATCAATCCACAATCCAAAACCATTATTTTTTCTGACGCGCTGAATTATGATAAGGTAGCCCGTATAGCTGAGTTCTGCCAAAATAAAATAGGCATGTCTTTCGGTATCGGTACAAATCTTACCAATGATGCTGGGCCAACAGCCATGAACATTGTAATTAAAATGACCGAAGCGCAGGTAAGTGGCGAATGGATACCAGTAGTTAAACTATCTGATGAGCATGGTAAATATACCGGTGATAACCATATGATAGCGCAAGCAAAAGATATCCTCCACATTCCATAA
- a CDS encoding porin family protein, translated as MKKVMFLLAAAMLFSMMASAQLLPTFQFGVKAGANLSHFSTENTLSSDSRAGFLGGFWARVGGAGLHFQPELYYTSKNVDVKSSAGIVNDASFKSIDLPLLVGTRIGALGVGARFNTGPLISFAIDKDQSTGAAFSNATHLNYKDQNYAWQFGVGLDVQKISFDLRYELGLNKISNNYGDKTRINMFNLTVGYRLFSL; from the coding sequence ATGAAAAAAGTAATGTTTCTATTGGCAGCCGCTATGTTGTTTTCAATGATGGCATCGGCACAATTATTACCCACTTTCCAATTTGGTGTAAAAGCAGGGGCAAATTTGTCGCATTTCTCAACCGAGAACACTTTAAGCAGTGATAGTCGTGCTGGATTTCTGGGCGGTTTTTGGGCTAGGGTAGGTGGTGCAGGCTTGCATTTTCAGCCTGAGTTATACTATACCAGTAAAAATGTAGATGTGAAAAGCAGTGCAGGTATAGTAAATGATGCTAGTTTTAAAAGTATTGATTTACCGTTGTTAGTAGGTACTCGTATTGGCGCTCTGGGTGTAGGTGCACGTTTTAATACCGGTCCGCTTATATCATTTGCCATTGATAAAGACCAAAGCACAGGTGCGGCTTTTTCTAACGCCACTCATTTAAATTATAAAGACCAGAACTATGCCTGGCAGTTTGGCGTGGGGCTGGATGTGCAAAAAATTTCGTTTGACTTGCGTTATGAGCTGGGTTTAAACAAAATCAGCAACAACTATGGTGATAAAACCCGTATCAACATGTTTAACCTAACTGTTGGCTATCGCCTGTTCTCCTTATAA
- a CDS encoding zinc-dependent alcohol dehydrogenase, whose protein sequence is MKAAVFHKPGDISVDTVDDPKIEEAGDVILKVTSTAICGSDLHILDGGIPQTKDLIMGHEFMGIVEEVGPSVKKLKRGDRVVVPFPIACGHCFFCTHGASPHCENSNHEHYGPQGDLLDHKGGALYGYTDLYGGYSGGQAEYVRVPYADVSPRIVPDNLTDEQVLFLTDIFPTGWSAIDWAQMKGGEVVAIFGSGPVGLMAQKSAWLNGASRVIAIDPVEYRLKKARETNKVETLNPNEVDVVQAIRDMTGGRGADVCVDAVGFEANRSFLEKIKATVNFEKGTVKVMEMCFEAVRRGGTVTVVGVYGTPYDNFPVHRMFDKGITIKQGQAPVLNYIDHLIDLIKQEKVVLDDIISHKLPLDQATHAYNIFKNKEDDCTKVVLKPHA, encoded by the coding sequence ATGAAAGCAGCAGTGTTTCACAAACCTGGCGACATCAGCGTAGATACCGTTGACGATCCAAAAATTGAAGAGGCAGGCGATGTCATCTTAAAAGTAACTTCTACAGCCATCTGCGGTTCAGATTTACATATTCTGGATGGTGGTATCCCACAAACCAAAGACCTGATTATGGGCCACGAGTTTATGGGCATTGTTGAAGAAGTAGGTCCATCTGTAAAGAAACTAAAACGTGGCGACCGTGTAGTGGTACCATTCCCCATTGCTTGCGGGCATTGCTTTTTCTGTACCCACGGCGCTTCGCCACATTGCGAAAATTCTAATCATGAACATTATGGTCCGCAGGGCGATTTGTTAGATCATAAAGGTGGTGCCTTATATGGCTATACCGATTTGTATGGTGGTTATTCTGGTGGTCAAGCCGAGTATGTGCGTGTGCCTTATGCCGATGTGAGTCCGCGTATTGTTCCTGACAATTTAACCGACGAACAGGTGCTTTTTTTAACTGACATTTTCCCAACCGGCTGGTCAGCTATTGATTGGGCACAAATGAAGGGCGGCGAGGTAGTAGCTATTTTCGGTTCGGGCCCTGTAGGTTTGATGGCGCAGAAATCAGCTTGGTTGAACGGTGCAAGTCGTGTAATTGCTATTGACCCGGTAGAGTATCGTTTGAAAAAAGCTCGTGAAACGAACAAAGTAGAAACGCTGAACCCGAATGAGGTGGACGTAGTACAAGCCATTCGCGATATGACTGGCGGCCGCGGTGCTGACGTTTGCGTGGATGCTGTAGGCTTCGAAGCTAATCGTTCGTTCCTGGAAAAAATTAAAGCTACCGTGAACTTTGAAAAAGGAACGGTCAAAGTAATGGAAATGTGCTTTGAAGCGGTTCGTCGTGGCGGTACAGTAACCGTAGTAGGTGTATATGGTACGCCTTATGATAACTTCCCGGTACACCGTATGTTCGACAAAGGTATCACTATCAAACAAGGTCAGGCGCCGGTGTTAAACTACATTGATCACCTGATTGATTTGATTAAGCAGGAAAAGGTAGTGCTGGATGATATCATATCGCATAAATTACCACTTGATCAGGCTACACATGCCTACAACATTTTCAAAAATAAAGAGGATGATTGTACCAAAGTGGTGTTAAAGCCGCATGCATAG
- a CDS encoding TolC family protein: protein MRYLHAYILSIAVFLIGGSCYAQDPADSVYTLQQCIDIAIRNNLDVKKSELQMETDRVYWQQARESLLPTFNGNVTHTISNGRSQDPTTYNYVNNQITFAQYNLNGNLILFNGLNLQNTIKRYSLAYQAGKMDFQQAKDQITLNVITTYLQVLNNQDLLTQSNNQVAVSQKQVERLAILNESGSIPPSQYYDLKGQLANDQLAVIDARNALYAAKLNLLQIMNVMFDKEIKFQRLSAGEVPGSQYTLSAGELYQKSLANLALVKAADLRMQSTQSEIKAAKGTLFPVVSLSSTLTSNYSSTLLNSSGNTTGYLDQIKNNYSRYTSIGISIPILNGFQNRNRVALAKIDYLNAKYTNETTKIQLKQNVEQAYVNMTAAYDRYEILTQQVEAFAESFRTAEVRFNAGALTSVDYLVSKRYMDNARTNLISARYDYYIRTKILDYYQGNMSL, encoded by the coding sequence ATGCGCTATCTACATGCCTATATTTTATCAATAGCTGTTTTCCTAATCGGCGGCTCGTGCTATGCTCAAGATCCTGCCGATTCAGTTTATACGCTGCAACAATGTATTGACATTGCTATCCGCAATAACCTGGATGTGAAAAAAAGCGAATTGCAGATGGAAACTGACCGGGTGTACTGGCAGCAAGCCCGTGAAAGTTTGCTGCCTACCTTTAATGGTAATGTTACGCATACGATAAGTAACGGTCGTAGCCAGGATCCAACCACCTATAATTATGTAAATAACCAGATTACTTTCGCACAGTATAACTTAAATGGCAACCTAATTTTATTCAATGGGTTGAATTTACAAAACACCATCAAACGTTATTCTTTAGCTTACCAAGCCGGTAAAATGGATTTCCAGCAGGCTAAAGACCAGATTACATTGAATGTAATTACTACTTATTTACAGGTGTTAAACAACCAGGATTTACTAACGCAGAGCAATAACCAGGTTGCAGTATCACAAAAACAAGTTGAACGTTTAGCTATACTCAATGAAAGCGGCAGCATTCCACCCTCGCAATACTATGATTTAAAAGGTCAGTTAGCGAATGACCAGCTTGCAGTAATTGATGCCAGGAATGCCTTATATGCTGCCAAACTAAACCTGCTGCAAATCATGAACGTGATGTTTGATAAAGAAATCAAATTTCAACGCTTATCGGCTGGTGAGGTACCTGGCAGTCAGTACACGCTTTCAGCAGGCGAATTGTACCAAAAATCTTTAGCTAATTTAGCACTGGTGAAGGCCGCTGATTTACGTATGCAAAGCACCCAAAGCGAAATTAAAGCTGCTAAAGGAACATTATTTCCGGTAGTATCATTATCCAGTACATTAACTTCAAATTACTCCAGCACTTTGTTAAATAGTAGTGGAAATACCACAGGCTATTTGGATCAAATTAAAAACAATTATAGCCGCTATACCAGCATTGGCATTAGCATCCCAATTCTGAATGGGTTTCAAAATCGTAATAGGGTAGCGTTGGCTAAAATTGACTATCTGAATGCTAAATATACCAATGAAACCACCAAAATACAGCTCAAACAAAATGTGGAACAAGCCTATGTAAACATGACTGCAGCTTATGACCGATACGAGATTTTAACCCAGCAGGTGGAGGCATTTGCAGAATCTTTTCGTACGGCTGAAGTAAGGTTTAATGCCGGCGCACTTACTTCCGTAGATTATCTGGTATCAAAGCGGTATATGGATAATGCCCGCACCAATTTAATCAGTGCGCGATATGATTATTACATCCGCACCAAGATACTGGATTACTATCAAGGTAATATGTCGTTATAA